The Epinephelus lanceolatus isolate andai-2023 chromosome 19, ASM4190304v1, whole genome shotgun sequence DNA segment TAGGCTTGAGGAGAGTTCTTTTCTTTTACTATTTTACATTAGATAGGGATCAAAAGCAGAATGCAGTCCAGTGAAATGCTAACCTTTCTCCCCCCCTCTttgttttgcagtgttgtaGGCTATGAGTGTGGGTGATGGAGGACAGTCAATGCGGGGATCTGGACTACCTGATCCAAGATGAGGACACCCTCATTGAAGGTGTCAGCAACCAAGTCTTATTTGTTGTGGTGCTAAGTGTCACCTTCCTCGCAGGCCTCCTCACTCTGCTCTTCAGGTAAAAGCAAACCTAGGATGATATTTATATAACGTAATGTCACAAATGTTGACAGAAAACAGCGATTAATACATGTCTTTTTACCTAATCATGTACAGCTTGCCCAGTAAAGTTTCACAGCTTCCCTGCTAGCTTTCACATAGGAGAACGTGTCTTTACAGTTAGTTTGCCCGATAGCACTGCTCGGCATTAACATTAATTTAACTGCTGTACTGTATTATAAATCTTCCGTGATTCAAATTTAGGCAGCCAGCACTGCAAGCTTTGTTTTACATCTCTTCTGTGCATTGCCATTCCTTCTGTTAGTGGCTATCTTTAACTGTGTTATAGAAATGGTTTTTCCCATATAGTTGTACAGTGAAACAGAATTCTGTTTTGTAACGTAGCTTGTAGCTAACAAAATAATACTGTTAACAAAACTTTGCTTGGTGTCTTCTATTAGCTTTCtagttaaattaaaataaaaatcatcttGACAGTTTGCTTAGCTTTATGTGCTGTTGTTACACTCATAAGTTTCAGTTTTGGAAATCTAGGTTTTGGGTTTTTTGCAGACAAGAAGAGCAGAACATTCATCCAGAGAATCAGGAGCACGTTCGAGCCGTCCGGCAACAACTCCAAACAGAACAGGTACGCAGGCAAACACAAGTCAAGCCCTTCCACCTAAATATGGTTGACAAAGATGGCATGCAATCAACAAATCTGTTGAAATTATTAtatcttttttaatgaattcacTATTCGATCATAGTAAGCCTTGCAACTTCACTACCTTTCTGTTTTGGGCAACTGTACTTTGTATCAGACATCAACATAGACCTTGGACATTATGTGTCATGTCAAACAATAGAACCCAATTGTTttcaaatacctgcaaaagtATCATTTCACAATTCAGTGCAAGGGACCAGTTTGTAAATCATATTGTGACCTGGAGGCCAGCCCTCCTTTCACATTTTTTAGCTGAACCAAAAGTAATATTATGCTAGTATCTTATCTGTATCTAACAACAAGGAAGCAAGCCTTAGAATAATACACTCTGTTATTGTATAAAAACGCGTTTAGTGTTAGTTGTATAGTGTTAGATCGCTGTTTAATTATTTAGGCTACAAAGTAGTAGAAAGCCAGGGATGTAAATTGAAAAGTGTACAGGAAGTTGCAAatgggcttttttttatttaccatGAACAAATTCTACATGTTTAAAGGAAAAACTTTACCTTCTCTGAATATATTTTGCAGCAAGGTCTAGTTTTGCAGGATTGATGACtggctttttctttttgatttttatgtttttgatttcATTCTGTCAGGATGAAAATCCTCAGGCGGAGGCCAGGCAGCAGTATTACACAGACATGTCTTGTCCTGTCTGTTTACAGCAGGCTGTTCTGCCTGTGGAAACCAATTGTGGACATCTTTTCTGTGGTAAGACTGTTGTGCAGATTCCGGTCATGCAGCAAAACTGAACTTATACATTTTAAAACGGAGAGAAATTTTGAAGCAAATTGGTTATAGTCACTTCTGGGTATGTTTTCTTAGCTGTATTCTGTTAGCATAAGCTGACATGGCTTAGCTATAGATACTTACAAGTCAGAATAAATGTAGAATTCAGttgcaaaaattaaaattaatcaaAGATAACTGAGgattatatcctcctgagactgtGTCCACATACGAGGActtcacattttgggtttacttgaccttatacttttTTCTACTTATCTCAagcctgttgtcctcattcatggacCCTTTttttgccatctagtggtagtaagagcacaatacactaatccatctacaaacaagatggcagccatctatgccaagtcagtctgcagccgatcctgacacaaaagtgggtccaaaacctgatcacattgtGCGGTTAAAACTTGGTTATTTGTAATGAATAATGTTTggagtttgatatggcaacacatttgtCCAtatttagcaacagtaacaagttTAGACACTGTTAATGAGGAAATACTCATTTGAGGGCATTGGGACTGAATTatcgttgacaatgtttagtttttaagacttatcgggtcctactgatcccaaatagctaggaggaattaaaaatgcacaccaaacaaaagttaaggtctCAGGAGAACATGtctaaaatacttaaaaattcttttatttgtgCTAATGCTGGGTTCATGTTGTAAAGTGTTGTTTTCTTCCTGCATAGGCTCCTGCATTATAGCCTACTGGAGGTATGGCACATGGCTGGGTGCTATTAACTGCCCCATCTGCAGACAAATGGTGAGACTAATGTTGGATGTAGAGTCGTCAACCTGAGCTTTTATGTTATATGAGATACCAGGTTTACATGTAGCTTTGAGTGCTGCTTACTTCCAGATTGTTCATCTGTTAGGACTTGTTGTCATGTTTGTCTCTACTTCTAAAATacctttaattttgttttcGGTCACTGTTCATGTAAGTGTATGCCACAGAATTCCTTTTTGTCATGTctaatgtcaagttgtttttTCTCACCCCTGCCCAGGTAACGTTGCTCTTCCCACTATTTCATGAGCACGCCAGTCCTCAGAGGGTCCAAGATGGCGAGGCAGAACCCCAGCTGATATTATCAGACATTAACGATTACAACCGCAGGTTCTCAGGCCAGCCAAGATCTGTGGGTACACTGCAAACAGATACATATTACTGCTAGAAACAGTTTTGTTGTCCTGTTACAACAGTTATTCAAATATGCTAATAGCAGTATCAAAACTATGCTTCAGTATTAAAACTTAAACACAATTTTCTTATTAATTTTTCTCCGCACTCTGTAATCTGTGGCTCTGCTGGTAAAAGATACAAGCATGCAAATGAGATACTGACTTGTGCTGTGCATTATAATCAGGGGAGTGTAAATAGAACTTCTCATAatattttctctcctctgtcttctcAGTATATGGACAGGCTGCGAGATGTGCCCACCCTGCTTCGTCATGCCTTCAGGGAGATGTTCTCTGTGGGTGGCCTCTTCTGGATGTTCAGGATTCGAATTCTTCTCTGCCTAGTGGGAGCACTCACCTACCTGGCCTCGCCGCTCGACATCCTCCCTGAGGCACTTTTCGGCCTCCTGGGATTCATGGACGATTTCTTTGTGATCCTGCTTCTCTTTGTTTACATCTCTATCATGTACAGAGAGGTGGTTACACAAAGACTGAATGGCTAGGTGTTGACTCATAAAATTCGCCTTGGCTTGCTCATGCCAGAATCGGAAAGAGTGAACGCAGCATCTGTGGTGGACATTGACAGTTGATCAATAATGCTGGTTCTCTCAGAGAGGTTTACTTTGAATCCTGAGATGTGACTTAATCATCGGAGAGGGGTGAACTCTGAATGTTGACTCTGTGTATAGAAATCATAAAGGTTCATAGATTGAATGACATAGAGGCGACCAACAATACGGCATAAGGATGGCTGCGTCTGGCTCTATCAGACTCTGCAGTAGGCCTGGGAAATTGTTTTGGTCCATTCACTTGAACGACCAGAATTACTGCCAGCCAATTCTATGACAGCATTgccaaaagcaggtatttggtcaatgTGCGTATCATCATAATGGAGACAATTGTGTAACATAACGTGATCTTGAATGTACTGTATTAATGGCAGTGTCTTGATTATGTGCATTTAAAGATCCAGATTGTTCATTGACAAATTTGTTTTACTGGAACCACCTTACTGCGACTACTACAGCCTGTTTGGCCAATTAAACTGATGATGCACTTATTTCAGTAACCTATGCATATTCATAATGACTTGAAAGGCACTTTTCATGCTTGTATGGAACTCACTGAATCATTTTACTCCCAGCTGTTTACATTTATTGATCAGTTGCTGAAATCTCAACCTTTCTGCATGTGTCCATGTGAACTGACGACGCACAGGACAACCTGACTGTTGCATGAGAACTCCTCAGTTGGCAGATAATTAATCCTAAAAAGAAGGCAACCCAAAGGTGTCAAAGAGCACTTAAAGGTCATGTTGAATGTAAACTTGCTCAACTTGTGAATGTTTACTTACCTTGCCACTTAAAGATAATGGTGAGTTTGGATCTTTGTCTTCTGTACAGATCTTACAGTCTTAATCAGGCTCAGTCACAAGACTTTTTAGATTCTCCAATAAATTTTTGGAACATTAATGTCCTACTTAACCTGTTAGAAAAAAagttaacatttaaaaatgaaatgttaatgttaaattactgttttctcAGTGGtgctggctttaaagagagcaacATAACAgtttcagttccccatcagaatCGCTGTCTGGCACCAAGGTAAAGTGgttaaaatattccaaatatagtgtacacttgaGACTTTTTTAGGTGGGTAAAATGATTTTATTGCTCAACCctacacagcagtacattgcttagcttctgtgccagtactcctgtctgcttctccaaattgGTGGCATGCTGATTGCCATCTActatatgtaatacactgactatggataagcacCTCATTCAACCCTGCTTCAAAAGATttgaactttccctttaaaatcTTGTACAGTCTATGATCCAGTTCATTTTATTtggtaaatattttgtaaagGATATACTGATTTGGAAACCAACGTTTTCTCGGACTAGGTGGGTGTAAAATGAACGAAGGGGATCTTGGACTGTTGAAGGCGATCGATTGGAGAGCTCTGTTAAGGACTTGGTCCACAAagtaaaaatgcagtttttattttcaaccGTTTCAGCTGGTGACccctttatatttttattacattattagtTTATCACAAGAGAGGCCaaaaatgattatttattttgtgtggaGGAAGCAAAGTAGAGACAATCAAGAGTCTTCTATTTGTAGATTTATATTTTTCCTGTTCCTGCCCCCCAACATTACTGCCAGTCCATGTGGGGTCCTGACCCCTGAGTCTGAAAATGACTGCTTCAGAGTGGTATCTGAAACTGTATCCAAACCATTTGCTTTCTTGGGACTCTATTTGCTGAGCATGGACTGGCCTTCATGTTTATGAATAGTAGAAGAAGATGGAGGCTGAGGCTCGTGTTGCAGATCAACAGTCAACTGTAAAATTCATTCAGTTTGTCTGACAGCCTCAGATCACCTAAAACAGGACCTTCAGTCTTCTGTTGGAATGTCCTATTTCAAGCTGCAGCACATACCGGTCTGTGTCATGCCTTGTCCCTGTCGTTACGGATTAACGTCTCCTGTAGTTTGTCTCTGGGGCGTTTGAGCAACCGCCACCCTTTTGTTTTTGATAGCCAATCTGAAGCTAGTGACAGCAACATGTGTTGTGAATGCATCTGGTGCTCTCCAGCTGAGAACTGGTTAGG contains these protein-coding regions:
- the rnf170 gene encoding E3 ubiquitin-protein ligase RNF170; protein product: MEDSQCGDLDYLIQDEDTLIEGVSNQVLFVVVLSVTFLAGLLTLLFRQEEQNIHPENQEHVRAVRQQLQTEQDENPQAEARQQYYTDMSCPVCLQQAVLPVETNCGHLFCGSCIIAYWRYGTWLGAINCPICRQMVTLLFPLFHEHASPQRVQDGEAEPQLILSDINDYNRRFSGQPRSYMDRLRDVPTLLRHAFREMFSVGGLFWMFRIRILLCLVGALTYLASPLDILPEALFGLLGFMDDFFVILLLFVYISIMYREVVTQRLNG